In one Phyllostomus discolor isolate MPI-MPIP mPhyDis1 chromosome 8, mPhyDis1.pri.v3, whole genome shotgun sequence genomic region, the following are encoded:
- the LOC114503715 gene encoding olfactory receptor 7A10-like, protein MDSGNLTRVSEFLLLGLSEDPELQPLLFGLFLCMYMITVLGNLLIILAVSSDSHLHTPMYFFLSNLSLVDICFTSTTIPKMLLNIQTQSKAITYAGCITQMYFFILFAGLDDFLLTVMAYDRFVAICHPLHYMVIMNPRLCGLLVLVSWIISVLNSLMQCLMVLRLSFCTALEIPHFFCDLIQVVQLTCSDTFLNNMVIYFLTVLLGGGPLAGILYSYSKIVSSIQAIPSAQGKYKAFSTCASHLSVVSLFYGTSLGVYLSSAITHNSQSSAIASVMYTVVTPMLNPFIYSLRNKDIKGALKRFFGMVGKQGIIVLGLMKSPLL, encoded by the coding sequence ATGGATTCAGGGAACCTTACTAGAGTGTCAGAATTTCTTCTCCTGGGACTATCAGAGGACCCAGAACTGCAGCCCCTCCTATTTGGCCTGTTCCTCTGCATGTACATGATCACTGTGCTGggaaacctgctcatcatcctggctgtcagctcagactcccacctgcacacccccatgtacttcttcctctccaacctgTCCTTGGTAGACATCTgtttcacctccaccaccatcccaaagatgctgctgaacatccagACACAGAGCAAAGCCATCACCTATGCAGGCTGCATCACACAGATGTATTTTTTCATACTCTTTGCAGGGTTGGATGACTTTCTCCTGACtgtgatggcctatgaccgcttCGTGGCCATCTGTCACCCCCTGCACTACATGGTCATTATGAACCCCCGACTCTGTGGACTGCTTGTTCTGGTGTCCTGGATCATCAGTGTCCTGAATTCCTTGATGCAGTGCTTAATGGTTTTGAGACTGTCCTTCTGTACAGCTTTGGAAATCCCCCATTTTTTCTGTGATCTCATTCAGGTGGTCCAACTCACCTGTTCTGACACCTTTCTTAACAACATggtgatatattttttaactgtCCTATTGGGTGGTGGTCCCCTGGCTGGAATCCTTTACTCTTACTCTAAGATAGTGTCCTCCATACAAGCAATCCCATCAGCTCAGGGGAAGTATAAAGCATTTTCCACCTGTGCATCTCACCTCTCagttgtctccttattttatggTACAAGCCTAGGTGTCTATCTCAGCTCTGCTATTACCCACAACTCACAGTCCAGTGCAATTGCCTCAGTGATGTACACTGTGGTCACACCTATGttgaaccccttcatctacagccTCAGGAACAAAGACATAAAGGGGGCTCTGAAAAGATTCTTTGGGATGGTGGGTAAGCAAGGGATAATTGTCCTAGGGCTGATGAAGTCCCCATTATTATAG
- the LOC114503714 gene encoding olfactory receptor 7A10-like: MDSGNLTRVSEFLLLGLSEDPELQPLLFGLFLCMYLITVLGNLLIILAVSSDSHLHTPMYFFLSNMSLVDICFTSTTIPKMLLNIQTQSKAITYAGCITQMYFFILFAGLDDFLLTVMAYDRFVAICHPLHYMVIMNPRLCGLLVLVSWIISVLNSLLLCLMVLRLSFCMALEIPHFFCELSQMTQLACSDTFLNNMVMYFLAVLLAGGPLAGILYSYSKIVSSIQAIPSAQGKHKAFSTCASHLSVVSLFYGTSLGVYLSSAITHNSQSSAIASVMYTVVTPMLNPFIYSLRNKDIKGALKRFFGMVGKQGTIVLGLMKSPLL, encoded by the coding sequence ATGGATTCAGGGAACCTTACTAGAGTGTCAGAATTTCTTCTCCTGGGACTATCAGAGGACCCAGAACTGCAGCCCCTCCTATTTGGCCTGTTCCTCTGCATGTACCTGATCACTGTGCTGggaaacctgctcatcatcctggctgtcagctcagactcccacctgcacacccccatgtacttcttcctctccaacaTGTCCTTGGTAGACATCTgtttcacctccaccaccatcccaaagatgctgctgaacatccagACACAGAGCAAAGCCATCACCTATGCAGGCTGCATCACACAGATGTATTTTTTCATACTCTTTGCAGGGTTGGATGACTTTCTCCTGACtgtgatggcctatgaccgcttCGTGGCCATCTGTCACCCCCTGCACTACATGGTCATTATGAACCCCCGACTCTGTGGACTGCTTGTTCTGGTGTCCTGGATCATCAGTGTCCTGAATTCCTTGCTGCTTTGCTTAATGGTTTTGAGACTGTCCTTCTGTATGGCTTTGGAAATCCCCCACTTTTTCTGTGAACTCAGTCAGATGACCCAACTTGCCTGTTCTGACACCTTTCTTAACAACATGGTGATGTATTTTTTAGCAGTGCTACTGGCTGGTGGTCCCCTGGCTGGAATCCTTTACTCTTACTCTAAGATAGTGTCCTCCATACAAGCAATCCCATCAGCTCAGGGGAAGCATAAAGCATTTTCCACCTGTGCATCTCACCTCTCagttgtctccttattttatggTACAAGCCTAGGTGTGTATCTCAGCTCTGCTATTACCCACAACTCACAGTCCAGTGCAATTGCCTCAGTGATGTACACTGTGGTCACACCTATGttgaaccccttcatctacagccTCAGGAACAAAGACATAAAGGGGGCTCTGAAAAGATTCTTTGGGATGGTGGGTAAGCAAGGGACAATTGTCCTAGGGCTGATGAAGTCCCCATTATTATAG